The Tistrella bauzanensis genomic interval TCAATCCGCTGTGAATTACATTGTCATGCACGAATAGAAGGGGATCGATATGGCCGCCAATCAACTTGTCCAAACCAGGGTGAACGGTGAAATCAAGGCTGAAGCAGCGGCTGTGCTGGCCGCGATGGGCCTGACTGTTTCCGATGCGGTGCGGATGCTGCTCGTCCGTATCGCACAGGATAA includes:
- a CDS encoding type II toxin-antitoxin system RelB/DinJ family antitoxin, yielding MAANQLVQTRVNGEIKAEAAAVLAAMGLTVSDAVRMLLVRIAQDKALPFEPWTPNDTTIQAMKEARAGKGARFASIDDLVADLHAAD